In Phenylobacterium hankyongense, the sequence GAAGATCTCCTGCGCGGTGCGCCCCTCCAGGGCGTTGACCGCGGCGACGCTGGCCAGCAGCCGGGGCCCGAGCACCGGATGCGCCAGATAGGCCCGCGCCTCCTCGGCGGAGCGGATGGCGTAGAATTCCGCGGTCGAGCTGAGGCCGAGGCCCGCGACCTGCGGGAAGATGAACCACATCCAGTGGGTGCGCTTGTGGCCCTGCCGAAGCTCGCCGAGCGCGGTGGCGTAGACCCTCGACTGGGCGTCCACAAAGCGCTGCAGGCGAAACGGATCGTCCATCGCCTCAGCCTCCAGCGTGACAAGCAGCCCCGGGTCGGATTTGCTGCAGGCCTTTCATAGCGACCATTTTGATCAAGGACATTGCCCCATGTCACCGAGATTACTCCCTGAGCCCACGCCGGAAACCCGGCATTTCTGGGACGGCTGCCGGGAAGGCGAACTTCGCCTCCAGCGTTGCACCGAGTGCGAAGGCGGAAGCTACTTCCCGCCGCGGCCCTTTTGCCCCAGGTGCGGCAGCCGCAAGGTCGAGGTCTATCCGGCCAGCGGCGAGGCGATCCTCTACTCCTACGTGATCAACCACCGGCCGCGTCCCGACATGGGGACCGAGCCGCATTCCATCGCCGTGGTGCAGCTCGCCGAGGGCCCGCGGATGATGACCAATGTGGTCGGCTGCGCGCAGACGCCGGAGGCCCTGCAGCTCGACATGCCGCTGAAGGTCACCTTCGAGAAGCAGACCGACGACATCACCCTGCCCTTCTTCACCCCGGCGAAGGGCTGACCCCATGAAGCAGAAATCCGTAGCGGTGGTCGGCGCCGCCGAAACCACCAGGCTGGGCAAGATCCCCGACCAGTCGTTGATCGGCCTGCACGCCGACGCGGCGCTGAACGCGCTGGCCGACGCCGGCCTCAAGCCCTCCGACATCGACGGCGTCGCCACCGCCGGCGAGAGCCCGGTGGCGCTGGCCCACTATCTCGGCATCACCCCCACCTGGGCCGACGGCACCAGCGTCGGCGGCTGCTCCTTCATGCTGCACGTCCGCCACGCGGCGGCGGCGATCAACGAGGGGCTCTGCAAGACGGTGCTGATCACCCACGGCGAGTCCGGCCGCTCCCGCGTCGGCGCCTCGGGCTTCGCCCGCGCGCCGTCCAGCCTGATGGGCCAGTTCGAGATGCCCTACGGCGTCACCAGCCCGCCGACCATGTTCACCGTCCCCGTGCTCCGCTACCTGAAGGCGCGCGGCTACACCGTGGAAGACCTGGCCACGGTCGCGGTGATCCAGCGGGAATGGGCGGCGAAGAACCCGCGGGCCAGCTTCAAGGACCCGATCACCGTCGACGACGTGCTGAACTCGCCGATGATCGCCTGGCCGTTCCGCATGCTGATGTGCTGCCTGGTCACCGACGGCGGCGGCGCCCTCATCCTCACCTCCGCCGACCGGGCGAAGGACTTCCCGCGCAAGCCGGTCTACGTGCTGGGCACGGGCGAAAGCGTGGAAACCCCGCTGGTCAGCCAGATGGAGGACTTCACCACCTCCAAGGCCTTCCGGGTCTCGGGCAAGAAGGCCTTCGACGAGGCCGGCATCGCGCATTCGGACGTCGACCACCTGATGATCTACGACGCCTTCGCCCACCTGCCGCTCTACGGCCTGGAGGACCTGGGCTTCGTCGAGCGCGGCGAGGCCGCGGCCTTCGTCCGTGAACGGAACACCGCCATCGGTGGCAGGCTGCCGATGAACACCAACGGCGGCGGCCTCTCCTACATGCACTCGGGCATGTACGGCATGTATGCCCTGCAGGAGAGCGTGCGGCAGATGCGCGGCATCGCGCCGGCCCAGGTGGAGGGCGCGAAGATCAGCGTCTGCCATGGGGTCGGCGGGATGTTCGCCGCCGCCGGCACGGTGATCTTCTCCAACGAGGCGCCCTAGCCGCTCGAACCCGGGCGCGGCGGTCCTGTCGCCGCGCCCGCCCCGCCTGTTCGGGAGCCGCCGGCCGCGCCGCGCGTTTGCGCCCGGCCATGACTGAACCGAAGACCTATGACTGCATCGTTGTCGGCGCAGGCCCGGCAGGGCTGACCGCCGCCATCTACCTGGCGCGCTTCCGGCGCGACTTCCTGGTGGTGGAGTCCGGCGCCAGCCGCGCCACCTGGATCCCGCTCAGCCGCAACCACCCGGGATTTCCCGACGGTGTGCGCGGCAAGACCCTGCTCGGCCGCATGCGGCGGCAAGCGGAACAGTATGGCGCGCAGATCCGCACCGGCCACGTGGACGCCTTGGATCCGTCGGACGGCGGCTTCCGGCTCATTGCGGCGGGCGAGCCGCTGTTCGCCCGCAAGGTCATCCTGGCCACCGGCGTCGTCGACAACGAGCCGCCGCTGCCCGGCGTCGAAGAGGCGATCGCCAAGGGGCTGATCCGCATCTGCCCGATCTGCGACGGCTACGAGGTCAGCGGCCAGTCGGTAGGCGTGATCGGCGATGGCGCCCCCGCCGCCGCCGAGGCGATCTTCCTCACCACCTGGACCGACAGGGTCACCCTGATCCACGTGGGCCCGCCGCAGGACCTGCCGGAGGATTCCCGGCGCGACCTCGCGGCGGCGGGGGTGGAACTGGTCGAGGCGTCGGTGGACAGCGTCGTCCTCGACCGCCGGCGGATCGCGGCCCTGTGCTTCGGCCCCGACGGCCCGCGCAAGTTCGACAGTGTCTATTCGGCGCTCGGCGTCACCCCGCGCACCCGCCTGGCCATCGACACCGGCGCGAGGCTGGACGACGGCGGCCGGCTGTTCGTGGGCGACCATCAGGAGACCTCGGTCCCCGGCCTCTACGCCGCCGGCGACGTGGTGCGCGGCCTCAACCAGATCTCCACGGCGGAGGGCGAAGGCGCCATCGCCGCCACCGACGTGCACAACGCGCTGCGGATGGGGCGCTAGCGGTCGAACTTCGTCGAGAGCACGATCGAGGAGTTGGTGCGCTCGACGCCGCGGACCGCGCCCAACTCGTCGATCAGGGCGTCCATCTCGCTGACGCTGGGCGCCTCGATGGTGGCGATCATGTCGAACGGTCCGCTCACCGACTGCAGCCGGCGCACGCCGGACATCTTGCGCAGCGCCGCCGTCACCGCCGCGGCCTGCTTCGGCTCCACCGTCAGCATGACGAAGGCGTGGACCTGCGCCGCCTCGTGGGTCTCCGACAGCCGCACCGCATAGCCGGCGATCACCCCGGCGCGCTCCAGCCGCGCCAGCCGGCTCTGCACGGTGGTGCGCGACAGGCCGAGCGCCCGGGCGAGCTCCGCCACCGGGGCGCGGGCGTTCTCGCGCAGGCGCGCGAGCAGGTGCTGGTCCAGGTCGTCCATCGTCGCTCCGTCGAGCATCCTCGGCGATCTGCCCAGGATAGCGCCACATATCGCCGAAGCGCCAGTTGAAACCGGCTTCGCCGCGGCGGACCCTCGAGTCGCAAAGTCAGGGAGCGGGTCATGCGCAAGGTCGCGGTTGTCGGGGCGGGAAAGATCGGATCGACCGTGGTCGACCTGCTGGCGGGCTCGGGCGCCTACGAGGTGCTGGTGATCGACCAATCGGCGCAGGCGCTGAACGGGCTCAACCCGCGCAGCAAGGCCCAGACCGCGGCGATGGCCATCGAGGACCCGCAGGCGCTCGCCAAGGCGTTGAGCGACCGCTTCGCGGTGGTCAACTGCGCGCCCTACCACCTGACCACCATGGTCGCGGAAGCCGCCAAGCTGGCCGGCGCCCACTACCTGGACCTCACCGAGGACGTCGCCTCCAGCCGCGTGGTGCGCGAGTTGGCCAAGGACTCCAAGACCGCCTTCATCCCGCAGTGCGGCCTGGCGCCCGGCTTCATCACCATCGCCGCCTGGGCGCTCGCCAAGCACTTCGACGAGCTGCATGACGTGCGCCTGCGGGTCGGCGCCCTGCCGCGCTATCCGTCCAACGCGCTGAACTACAACCTCACCTGGTCCACCGACGGGGTGATCAACGAGTACTGCGAACCCTGCGAGGCGATCGTCAACGGCCGGCTGCGCGAAGTGCCGCCGCTGGAGGAATGCGAGGAGTTCTCCCTCGACGGCGTCACCTACGAGGCCTTCAACACCTCGGGCGGGCTCGGCACGCTTTGCCAGACGCTGGACGGCAAGGTCCGCAACCTCAACTACCGCACCATCCGCTATCCGGGCCACGCGGCGATCATGAAGGCGCTGCTCAACGACCTCGGCCTGCGCAACCGCCGCCCGCTGCTGAAGGACATCCTGGAGAACGCCGTCCCGGCCACCCTGCAGGACGTGGTCATCGTCTTCGTCACCGTCTCCGGGATGAAGGACGGCCGGCTGATGCAGGAGACCTACGTCAACCGCATCTACGCCCAGCCGGTGGCCGGCGAGGTCAAGAGCGCCATCCAGATCACCACCGCCAGCGCGGTCTGCGCCGTGGTCGACATGCTGGCCGACGGCAAGCTGCCGCAGACCGGCTTCATCCGGCAGGAGGACATCGGCCTGACCGACTTCCTCGCCAACCGCTTCGGGCGCTACTACGCGCCGGAAGACCAGCACACCGCCTTTCGCACCGCTGCCGAGTAACAGACCATGACCCTGCAGACCAAGATCGGCTCCGCCGCGGCGGAAGCCGCCGAAGTCCTCGAACGCCTGGGCGTCGCCGCCCCGCTGTGGACCGGCGGCGATCGCCCGGTGCGCTCGCCGGTCACCGGCGAGGTCGTGGCCCATGTGCACGACGCCTCCCCGGCGCAGGTGGCGAAGGCCATCGACGCGGCGCACGGGGCCTACCTGGCGTGGCGCAACGTCCCGGCCCCGCGGCGCGGCGAGCTGGTGCGGCTGTTCGGCCAGGAGCTGCGCGCCGCCAAGGCCGACCTCGCGCGCCTGGTCACCCTGGAGGCCGGCAAGATCGTCTCCGAGGCCAATGGCGAAGTGCAGGAGATGATCGACATCTGCGACTACGCCGTCGGCCTGTCGCGGCAGCTGTTCGGCCTGACCCTGGCCACCGAGCGTCCGGACCACCGGATGATGGAGACCTGGCGCTCGCTGGGCGTGGTCGGCGTGATCAGCGCCTTCAACTTCCCCGTGGCGGTGTGGTCGTGGAACGCGGCGCTGGCCTTCGTCTGCGGCGACGCCTGCGTCTGGAAGCCCTCGGAGAAGACTCCGCTGACGGCGCTCGCCGTCCAATCGCTGTTCGAGCGTGCGGCGGTGCTGTTCGGCGACGCGCCGAAGAACCTGTCGGCGGTGGTGATCGGCGGCCGCGAGGTCGGCGAGGCCCTGGTCGACCACCCGAAGGTCCCGCTGGTGTCCGCCACCGGCTCCACGGCCATGGGCCGCGCGGTCGGGCCGCGCCTGGCGGCGCGCTTCGCCCGCGCCCTGCTGGAGCTCGGCGGCAACAACGCCGCCATCGTCGCGCCCACCGCCGACCTCGACCTCACCCTGCGCGGCGTCGCCTTCGCCGCCATGGGCACGGCGGGGCAGCGCTGCACCACGCTGCGCCGGCTGTTCGTGCACGACAGCCTCTACGACGCCTTCTTACCGCGCCTGAAGGCGGCCTACGGCTCCGTGCCGGTCGGCGATCCGCGCCAGGAGGGCACGCTGGTCGGCCCGCTGATCGACGCCGCCTCGCGCCAGGGCATGGAGCAGGCGCTGGCCGACGCCAAGGCGGCCGGCGGCCGGGTCACCGGCGGCGAGCTAGTCGACGTCCCCGGCTGTCCCGAGGCGGTCTACGCCCGCCCGGCGCTGGTGGAGATGGCGGTGCAGGCCGACGTCGTCCGCCGCGAGACCTTCGCGCCGATCCTCTACGTCATGCGTTACTCGGACCTGGCCGAAGCCATCCGCCTGCAGAACGACGTGCCGCAGGGCCTGTCGTCGTCGATCTTCACCAACGACGTGCGCGAGGCCGAGCTGTTCATCTCCGAGCGCGGCTCCGACTGCGGCATCGCCAACGTCAACATCGGGCCCTCGGGCGCCGAGATCGGCGGGGCGTTCGGCGGCGAGAAGGAAACCGGCGGCGGCCGCGAGGCCGGTTCCGACAGCTGGAAGGCCTACATGCGCCGGGCCACCAACACCGTGAACTACGGCCGCACCCTGCCCCTGGCCCAGGGCGTCGAGTTCGACGTCTAGACCTCGCTCCTCCCCTGCGCAGCGGGGGAGGGGGACCGCCCGCTGAAAAGCGGGTGGTGGAGGGGGCGCGGGCTTGGCGCGGTGTGTCGGCTCGCCCCCTCCGTCACGCCCTCTGCGGGGCGCGCCACCTCCCCCGTCCTCTTCGGGACAGGGGAGGAGCGTTGCCCTCGGGGTCGCCCCTTGGCACAATCGGGGCTTTCAGCGTTCCTATTTTGAAAGCCACAAGACTTTGACCCTTTCCCCACCGGCGGCGCGGGCGGCGAACGCCGATCCGATGGCCTCCGTCGACGCCCTGATCGCGGGCCTGGCCGGCGTCGGCTACATCGCCTCGCGGCGGATCGCGACCGCCCTCTACATGGCCGTCCACCTGCAGAAGCCGATCCTGGTGGAAGGCTCCGCCGGCGTCGGCAAGACCGAGCTGGCGCTCTCCACCGCCGCCCTGCTCGCCCAGCCTTTGATCCGCATGCAGTGCTACGAGGGGCTCGACGAGTCCAAGGCGCTGTACGAGTGGAAGTACGGCAAGCAGCTGCTCTACACCCAGATCCTCAAGGACCGGATGGGCGAGAGCCTGGCCGACGCGCCGACCATGGACGCGGCCATGGACCGCCTGCACGGCATGGGCGACCTGTTCTTCTCCGAGCCCTTCCTGGAGCCCCGCCCGCTGATGCAGGCGCTGCGCCAGGACGCCGGCTGCGTGCTGCTGATCGACGAGATCGACAAGTCGGACGAGGCCTTCGAGGCCTTCCTGCTGGAGGTGCTCTCCGCCTACCAGGTTTCGGTCCCCGAGCTTGGGGTGATCAAGGCCAAGACCCCGCCGCTGGTGTTCCTGACCTCCAACAACGTCCGCGACCTGGGCGACGCGCTGAAGCGCCGCTGCCTGCACCTGCACATCCCGCTGCCGGAGCCGGCGCTGGAGGAGCGGATCGTCGCCACCCGCGTGCCGGGCATCGAGGCGACCCTGACCCACCAGCTGGTGGCCTTCGTGCAGGGCTTGCGGACGCTGGACCTGCGCAAGGCGCCGTCGATCTCCGAGACCGTCGACTGGGCCCGGGCGCTGATCCTACTGCACGCCGACAGCCTGGAGCCGGCGATGGTGCGCGACACGCTCAACGTCATCCTGAAGTTCGAGCAGGACATCGCCGCCGTCGAGCCGCAGATCGTCGAGCTGCTGCATCGCAGGTAAAATCTCCTGTCATCCCCGCGAAAGCGGGGACCCAGGTGTTCTTGTTTTCAGAGCCTGAACCGCACCATCCATGCCCCCTTCTGGCGCCTCCACGAAAAAAGCCTGGGTCCCCGCCTCCGCGGGGATGAGCGGTTTGTAGATGCAGCGCCCCCTCGAGGATTTCCTGCGCGCCCTGCGCGCCGCCGACGTCCGGGTCTCGCCGGCCGAGGCGATCGACGCGGCGCGGACGGTGGCGACGGTGGGCTACGCCGACCGCGAGCTGTTCAAGGACGCGCTGTGCGCGACGCTCGCCAAGTCGCAGGCCGAGGTGGCCCGCTTCGACCGCACGTTTGAAACGTTCTTCGCCCGCGAAGCGCTGAGCCTGCCGCCGCCGCCGGAAGACGAGGCTGGCGAAACATCGGAGGCCGAGGCCGCTGAGGTCGCCGGCTCGCCGCTCGCCCAGGCGCTGCTGCAGGGTGACGCCGCAGCGGTCGCCCAGGCGATGGAGGCCGCCGCCGAGCGCGCCGGGGTCTCGGAGATCCGCCTCTCCACCCAGCGCAGCCGGCTGACGCGCAAGCTGCTGGAGGAGATGGGCCTCGGCGAGATCGAACAGATCATCGCCAGTGCGCGCGCCCGGCCCGACGGCCAGGGCCTCGGCGACCGGCTCGACGCCGCCCGCAGGGCGCTGGCGGCCGAGGCCCAGCGCTATGTCGAGCGCCAGCACGAGCTCTACGCCTCCGGCTCCGGCAAGGCGCTGCGCGAGGAGATGCTGGCCAAGAAGGCGCTGAACGCCGACGGCGGCATCGACCCCGTCGACCTCGCCATGATGCAGGCCCTGGTCAAGCGGATGGCCAAGCGGCTGGCCGACCGCTACTCGCGCCGCCGCCACCGCGCCCGCCGCGGCCACCTGGACGTCCGCAAGACCCTGCGCCGCTCCATGGGCTACGGCGGCGTGCCGTTCGAGATCGTCTGGAAGAGCCGCAAGGTCGACAAGCCGTCGATCGTCGCCATCTGCGACGTCTCGAAGTCGGTGGCCGCCGCCGCCCAGTTCCTGCTGACCTTCCTCTATTCCCTGAACGAGGTGGTGGACCGGCTGGACGCCTACGCTTTCTCCGGCCGGCTGATCCCGGTGAACGCGATCCTCGACGACAACGGCGTCGAGGGCGCGATCCTCAAGGTGCTGCAGACCATCGGCTTCCAGCAGACCGACTACGGCCGGGCGCTGGAGGACTTCTGCGACAACCACCTGGACCGCATCGACCGCCACACCACGGTGATCATCCTCGGCGACGGCCGCTCGAACTTCGCCGACCCGCGCCTGGACCTGATGCAGACCATCGCCCAGCGCTCCCGCGCGGTGATCTGGCTGAACCCCGAGCCGGAGAGCTACTGGGCCCAGGGCGACAGCGTCATGTACCGCTACGAACGCTTCTGCAGCGTCGCCAAGCCGTGCAACACGCTCGGCCAGCTGGAGCGGATCATTGAGGACGTGCTCAGGACCTACGTCCCGCATTGACGGCGGCGCATCACCAAAGTGGCTGTCACCAGCTGTCGATCCACTTCAGCTTCTTTTCCGTCCGCAGCGGGATCGGCGGCAGGCTCCTGAGCCCCGCGACGATCCACTTGCGGGTGTCGGCGGGGTCGATGACGTCGTCGAGGGCGGGGTAGGCGGCGCGGGCCAGGGCCTTGCCGTTGGCGTAGGCGCGCTCGACCATTTCGTCGAACTTGGCCTTGCGGGCTACCGGGTCGGCGATGGCGGCCAGCTCGTTGCGGTAGCCGAGCTTCACCGAGCCCTCCAGCCCCATGCCGCCGAACTCGCCGGTGGGCCAGGCGACGCAGAACATCGCCGCCTGGTAGCTGCCGCCGGTCATGGCGATGGCGCCCAGCCCATAGCTCTTGCGCAGGATCACCGAGAAGATCGGCACGGTAAGGTTCGCGCCGATCACGAACAGTCGCGAGCAGTGGCGGATCAGGCCGGTCTTCTCCGCCTCGGGCCCCACCATGTTGCCGGGCGTGTCGGAGAGCGACAGCACCGGGATGTCGAACGCCTCGCAGAGCTGCAGGAAGCGGGCGGCCTTGTCGGAGGCGTCGGAGTCGATGGCCCCGCCGATGTGCATCGGGTTGTTGGCGAACACCCCCATCGGCCGACCTTCGACGCGGATGAAGGCGGTGACCATGGCCAGGCCGAATTTGGGCCGCAGTTCCAGCATCGAGCCGTCGTCGGCGACGGTCTCGATCAGCTTGCGGATATCGTAGACCCGCAGCCGGTTCTCCGGGATCGAGCGTCGCAGCAGGCGCTGGTCCGCACACGTCCAGTCGGCCACCGGGCCCTGGAAATAGCCGAGGTACTTCCTGGCGGTCGCCACCGCCTCGGCCTCGTCCTCCACCAGCACGTCGATGGTGCCGTTGGCCTGCATCACCTGGATGGGCCCGATCTCCTCCGGCCGGAAGACGCCTAGGCCGCCGCCCTCGACCATGGCCGGGCCGCCCATGCCGAGCGCCGAGTCCCTGGTGGCGATGATCACGTCGCAGCAGCCGAGGATGGCGGCGTTGCCGGCGAAGCAGCGGCCGGAGTTGATCCCCACCAGCGGCACGGCGCCGGAGAGCTTGCCCCAGTATTCGAAGCCGCGGACGAAGCCATTGCCGCCCTCGGTGTCGCCGGGCCGCCCGCCGCCGCCCTCGGTGAAGAACACCGTCGGCAGCCGCCAGCGCAGGGCCAGCTCCGCCATCCGGTCGAGCTTCTCGTGGTTGTGCGCGCCCTGGGTGCCGGCCAGCACCGTGTAGTCGTAAGACATCACCGCGCAGCGGGCGCGGTCCTCGGGGACCTTGTCGGCGTTGATCGTGCCCAGGCCCATGATCAGGCCGTCGGCCTGGGTGGTGGCGACCAGCTCCTCGACGGTGTTGCGCCGCCGGCGGGCGGCGATCACCAGGGCGCCGTGCTCCACGAAACTGCCGGGATCGACCAGGTCCTCGACGTTCTCCCGCGCGGTGCGCTGGCCGGTCTTGCGGCGTCGGGCGACGGCCTCGGGCCGCGCGGCGTCCAGGGTCAGGCGGTGGCGCTCCAGCACCTCGGCGAGGTCGGGCCGGATCTCGTCCAGGTCCACCGCCGCTTCGCCGGCCTGGACGTCGCCGGCGACCTCGGCCTCCTCCAGGAAGGCCAGCGGATGGCCCTCGAAGACGGTGTCGCCGGCCGCAACCGTCAGTTCACGGACGATCCCGGAGACCTCGGCGACGATCACGTGCTCCATCTTCATGGCTTCCATGATCATCAGCGCCTGGCCGGCGCGGACGCTGTCGCCGGGCGCGGCGGAGATGTTGATCACCGTGCCCTGCAGCGGCGCGCGCAGGGCCCGCGTGCCTTCCGGCCCCTCCGGCTCGTCGTCCGGCTCCGGCGCGGCGGCCTCCTGCTTGCCGAGGTCGAGCACCGCCAGCGGATCGACGACATCCACCTGGTAGCCCGCCCGCCGGGCCGGGCCCCCACGCGCCGCGGCGTCGAAGTAGAGCCTGGGATGGGCGTCCGGCTCGCCGGCCAGCTCGCCCATGTGCTCTTCGATGAAGCGGGTGTGCACCTCGCCCGCCGCCACCGCCGGGTGGGCCAGCAGGTTCTGCAGGAAGGCGATGTTGGTGGGGGAGCCCTCGATGCGGAATTCCGACAGCGCCCGATAGGCCTTGGCCACGGCGCGGGAGAGGCCGCCGGCGCCGGCGTGGACGACCAGCTTGGCCAGCAGGCTGTCGAACCGCGCGCTGGTCCGGTAGCCGGCGTAGCCGAAGCCGTCGACCCGCACGCCGGGCCCGGACGGCGGCTCGAAGGCGGTCAGCACGCCGCCGGCCGGCCGCGCCGAGCCGTCCGCCGCCATGGTCTCCAGGTTCACCCGCGCCTGCACCGCGTGGCCGCGCGGCGCCGGGACCTGGCCCTGCGCCAGTTCGAGGTCGCCCAGCGTCCGGCCGGCGGCGATCTGCAGCTGGACCCGCACCAGGTCGAGGCCGGTGACCTCCTCGGTGACCGTATGCTCCACCTGCAGCCGGGCGTTGCCTTCGATGAAGACGAAGCGCCCCAGGTCACCTGAGGCGTCGACCAGGAACTCCACGGTGCCGAGGCTGCGGTAGGCGGCCGCTGCGCCGAGCGCCACGGCGGCCTCGAACAGCCGGCGCCGCAGGGCCTCCGGCAGCATGTCGGCGGGGGCGATCTCCACCACCTTCTGCCGCTGTCGCTGCAGGCTGCACTCGCGGTCCCACAGGTGGCTGACGCTGGCGCCGTCGCCGACGATCTGCACCTCGACGTGCCGGGCGCGGGGCAGGAACTGCTCGACGTAGAGGTCGCCATTGCCGAACGCCGCCCTGGCCTCCGACGCGCAGCGCTCGAAGGCGGCCTCCAGCTCCTCGGCCGCCAGCACCGGCCGCATGCCGCGCCCGCCGCCGCCGGCCAGCGCCTTGACCATCACCGGCCCATGGGCGGCGACGAACGCCTGAGCGTCGGACAGGCTGGTCGGCCCGTTTGTGCCGGCCAGCACCGGCACGCTGCACTGCTGCGCCAACGCCCGCGCGCGGCCCTTGTCGCCGAACAGCTCCAGGGTCTCCGGCGTCGGACCCACGAAGGTCAAGCCGGCCTCGGCGCAGGCCCGCGCGAAGGCGGCGTTCTCACTCAGGAATCCGTACCCCGGGTGGACCGCGTCGCACCCCTGCGCCAGCGCCACGCCGACCACCTGCGCGACGTCCAGGTAGGCCGCGGGCCCGGAGCCCGTCAGCGCCACCGCCTCGTCCGCCTTGCGGGTGTGCAGGGAGGCCGCGTCGTCTTCCGAGAACACCGCCACGGTGGCGATCCCCATCTCCGCGGCGGTGCGCGCGATGCGGACGGCGATCTCGCCGCGGTTGGCGATCAGCAGCTTCTTCACGTGCGCTTCCCCTCAGGCGGGCGGTCTCCCGCCGCCTGAGAACATCATGCCGCGACGACGCGCGGGGCCAAGGGCTATTCGCTCAATGCTCCTCCCCTGTCGCGCAGACGACGGGGGAGGTGGCGCGCCCCGCAGAGGGCGTGACGGAGGGGGCGAGCCGGCGCACCGAGCCAAGTCCGCGCCCCCTCCACCACCCGCTTTTCAGCGGGCGGTCCCCCTCCCCCGCTGCGCAGGGGAGGAGCGACGACCTCAGGCCTTCAGCAGGCTGAGGTCGCTCGCCGAGGCCGGT encodes:
- a CDS encoding NAD(P)/FAD-dependent oxidoreductase codes for the protein MTEPKTYDCIVVGAGPAGLTAAIYLARFRRDFLVVESGASRATWIPLSRNHPGFPDGVRGKTLLGRMRRQAEQYGAQIRTGHVDALDPSDGGFRLIAAGEPLFARKVILATGVVDNEPPLPGVEEAIAKGLIRICPICDGYEVSGQSVGVIGDGAPAAAEAIFLTTWTDRVTLIHVGPPQDLPEDSRRDLAAAGVELVEASVDSVVLDRRRIAALCFGPDGPRKFDSVYSALGVTPRTRLAIDTGARLDDGGRLFVGDHQETSVPGLYAAGDVVRGLNQISTAEGEGAIAATDVHNALRMGR
- a CDS encoding AAA family ATPase, whose product is MTLSPPAARAANADPMASVDALIAGLAGVGYIASRRIATALYMAVHLQKPILVEGSAGVGKTELALSTAALLAQPLIRMQCYEGLDESKALYEWKYGKQLLYTQILKDRMGESLADAPTMDAAMDRLHGMGDLFFSEPFLEPRPLMQALRQDAGCVLLIDEIDKSDEAFEAFLLEVLSAYQVSVPELGVIKAKTPPLVFLTSNNVRDLGDALKRRCLHLHIPLPEPALEERIVATRVPGIEATLTHQLVAFVQGLRTLDLRKAPSISETVDWARALILLHADSLEPAMVRDTLNVILKFEQDIAAVEPQIVELLHRR
- a CDS encoding VWA domain-containing protein is translated as MQRPLEDFLRALRAADVRVSPAEAIDAARTVATVGYADRELFKDALCATLAKSQAEVARFDRTFETFFAREALSLPPPPEDEAGETSEAEAAEVAGSPLAQALLQGDAAAVAQAMEAAAERAGVSEIRLSTQRSRLTRKLLEEMGLGEIEQIIASARARPDGQGLGDRLDAARRALAAEAQRYVERQHELYASGSGKALREEMLAKKALNADGGIDPVDLAMMQALVKRMAKRLADRYSRRRHRARRGHLDVRKTLRRSMGYGGVPFEIVWKSRKVDKPSIVAICDVSKSVAAAAQFLLTFLYSLNEVVDRLDAYAFSGRLIPVNAILDDNGVEGAILKVLQTIGFQQTDYGRALEDFCDNHLDRIDRHTTVIILGDGRSNFADPRLDLMQTIAQRSRAVIWLNPEPESYWAQGDSVMYRYERFCSVAKPCNTLGQLERIIEDVLRTYVPH
- a CDS encoding saccharopine dehydrogenase family protein, which produces MRKVAVVGAGKIGSTVVDLLAGSGAYEVLVIDQSAQALNGLNPRSKAQTAAMAIEDPQALAKALSDRFAVVNCAPYHLTTMVAEAAKLAGAHYLDLTEDVASSRVVRELAKDSKTAFIPQCGLAPGFITIAAWALAKHFDELHDVRLRVGALPRYPSNALNYNLTWSTDGVINEYCEPCEAIVNGRLREVPPLEECEEFSLDGVTYEAFNTSGGLGTLCQTLDGKVRNLNYRTIRYPGHAAIMKALLNDLGLRNRRPLLKDILENAVPATLQDVVIVFVTVSGMKDGRLMQETYVNRIYAQPVAGEVKSAIQITTASAVCAVVDMLADGKLPQTGFIRQEDIGLTDFLANRFGRYYAPEDQHTAFRTAAE
- a CDS encoding DUF1810 domain-containing protein, with amino-acid sequence MDDPFRLQRFVDAQSRVYATALGELRQGHKRTHWMWFIFPQVAGLGLSSTAEFYAIRSAEEARAYLAHPVLGPRLLASVAAVNALEGRTAQEIFGFPDDLKFCSSMTLFAQVAEDPAPFRAALAKYYEGAADPLTLDRLVPG
- a CDS encoding thiolase C-terminal domain-containing protein, producing MKQKSVAVVGAAETTRLGKIPDQSLIGLHADAALNALADAGLKPSDIDGVATAGESPVALAHYLGITPTWADGTSVGGCSFMLHVRHAAAAINEGLCKTVLITHGESGRSRVGASGFARAPSSLMGQFEMPYGVTSPPTMFTVPVLRYLKARGYTVEDLATVAVIQREWAAKNPRASFKDPITVDDVLNSPMIAWPFRMLMCCLVTDGGGALILTSADRAKDFPRKPVYVLGTGESVETPLVSQMEDFTTSKAFRVSGKKAFDEAGIAHSDVDHLMIYDAFAHLPLYGLEDLGFVERGEAAAFVRERNTAIGGRLPMNTNGGGLSYMHSGMYGMYALQESVRQMRGIAPAQVEGAKISVCHGVGGMFAAAGTVIFSNEAP
- a CDS encoding aldehyde dehydrogenase family protein, whose translation is MTLQTKIGSAAAEAAEVLERLGVAAPLWTGGDRPVRSPVTGEVVAHVHDASPAQVAKAIDAAHGAYLAWRNVPAPRRGELVRLFGQELRAAKADLARLVTLEAGKIVSEANGEVQEMIDICDYAVGLSRQLFGLTLATERPDHRMMETWRSLGVVGVISAFNFPVAVWSWNAALAFVCGDACVWKPSEKTPLTALAVQSLFERAAVLFGDAPKNLSAVVIGGREVGEALVDHPKVPLVSATGSTAMGRAVGPRLAARFARALLELGGNNAAIVAPTADLDLTLRGVAFAAMGTAGQRCTTLRRLFVHDSLYDAFLPRLKAAYGSVPVGDPRQEGTLVGPLIDAASRQGMEQALADAKAAGGRVTGGELVDVPGCPEAVYARPALVEMAVQADVVRRETFAPILYVMRYSDLAEAIRLQNDVPQGLSSSIFTNDVREAELFISERGSDCGIANVNIGPSGAEIGGAFGGEKETGGGREAGSDSWKAYMRRATNTVNYGRTLPLAQGVEFDV
- a CDS encoding Lrp/AsnC family transcriptional regulator; amino-acid sequence: MDDLDQHLLARLRENARAPVAELARALGLSRTTVQSRLARLERAGVIAGYAVRLSETHEAAQVHAFVMLTVEPKQAAAVTAALRKMSGVRRLQSVSGPFDMIATIEAPSVSEMDALIDELGAVRGVERTNSSIVLSTKFDR
- a CDS encoding Zn-ribbon domain-containing OB-fold protein → MSPRLLPEPTPETRHFWDGCREGELRLQRCTECEGGSYFPPRPFCPRCGSRKVEVYPASGEAILYSYVINHRPRPDMGTEPHSIAVVQLAEGPRMMTNVVGCAQTPEALQLDMPLKVTFEKQTDDITLPFFTPAKG